One genomic segment of Mycolicibacterium gilvum includes these proteins:
- a CDS encoding NAD(P)H-dependent amine dehydrogenase family protein has translation MPDRTYRVIQWMTGDVGQVGIRHFAASPVFDLVGVLVHSKDKVGRDAGEIAGIAPIGVAATDDVDAVVALDADCVFYTPIIMDVDTVCRLLRSGKNVVTTAGFFHPSKDFREAGEQIRAACADGATSFHGGGIHPGYAGDLLPLTLARVMSRIDTINLYEVVDVLKDAPIDHIDWMGFGKDKTAFLAEPTILGLGLPFFAQSMYMIADGLGVTIDDVSAADIDVATAVADIPHRDGAIPKGTVAAQRHEWTAWVDGKPLIVFHAIYVTAGPDMLDPAWDWGETRYEIVIDGDTPTELTLKGVRQPDGTMAHPGYTWTAMGAVNAIPDVCDGPPGWRTHLDLGLVRPRGLVRP, from the coding sequence ATGCCGGACAGGACCTACCGGGTGATCCAGTGGATGACCGGCGATGTCGGACAGGTCGGGATCCGGCATTTCGCCGCGTCGCCCGTCTTCGACCTCGTCGGGGTGCTCGTCCACAGCAAGGACAAAGTCGGCAGGGACGCCGGCGAGATCGCCGGGATCGCGCCCATCGGTGTCGCGGCCACCGACGACGTCGATGCCGTCGTCGCCCTGGACGCCGACTGCGTCTTCTACACCCCGATCATCATGGACGTCGACACCGTGTGCCGGCTGCTGCGATCGGGAAAGAACGTGGTGACGACCGCCGGATTCTTCCACCCCAGCAAGGACTTCCGAGAGGCCGGTGAGCAGATCCGCGCCGCGTGCGCCGACGGCGCGACCTCCTTCCACGGTGGCGGCATCCATCCCGGCTATGCCGGCGACCTCCTGCCGCTCACGCTGGCCCGGGTGATGAGCAGGATCGACACCATCAACCTCTACGAGGTCGTCGACGTGCTCAAGGACGCGCCGATCGACCACATCGACTGGATGGGATTCGGCAAGGACAAGACCGCATTCCTGGCGGAACCGACCATTCTGGGCCTCGGGCTGCCGTTCTTCGCCCAGTCGATGTACATGATCGCCGACGGGCTCGGGGTCACCATCGACGACGTGTCCGCCGCCGACATCGACGTCGCCACCGCCGTCGCCGACATTCCGCACCGCGACGGCGCGATCCCGAAGGGCACGGTCGCCGCGCAACGGCACGAGTGGACGGCGTGGGTCGACGGCAAACCGCTGATCGTCTTCCACGCCATCTATGTCACCGCCGGTCCCGACATGCTCGACCCGGCCTGGGATTGGGGCGAGACGCGCTATGAGATCGTCATCGACGGTGATACACCCACCGAGCTCACCCTCAAAGGGGTCCGCCAACCCGACGGCACCATGGCCCACCCGGGATACACCTGGACCGCGATGGGGGCCGTGAACGCGATCCCCGACGTGTG
- a CDS encoding NAD(P)H-dependent amine dehydrogenase family protein produces the protein MTYRVVQWTTGNVGRKSVHAVVANSDLDLVGCYAWSPDKVGRDAGELCGLDPLGVMATDDVDALLALKPDCVVYNPMFADVDELVRILGAGVNVVTTSEFINGHNLGADRDRIAAACAHGDATIFGSGINPGFIQLFAVVTAGLSDRIDRISVVESFDTTIYNSPATEIPMGFGYPIDHPDLQSITEKGSGVFREAVQLIADALGTELDDIHCQATYAETTQDLPLPGDWTIAAGCVAGIDVRWTGRAGGRDVIDIRGIWTKGQSLAPQWSTSFGYTVTVEGRPTIKTTLSFEPPPDFVAETLDDFIMLGLTITAMPAITAIPAVVAAPAGIATYNDLPLLQPRGVLKTS, from the coding sequence ATGACCTACAGGGTGGTGCAGTGGACGACCGGCAACGTCGGGCGCAAGTCCGTGCACGCTGTGGTCGCCAACTCCGACCTCGACCTCGTCGGGTGTTACGCATGGTCTCCCGACAAGGTCGGCCGCGACGCCGGTGAGCTGTGCGGCCTCGACCCGCTGGGTGTCATGGCCACCGACGACGTCGACGCCCTCCTCGCTCTGAAACCCGACTGCGTCGTGTACAACCCGATGTTCGCCGATGTCGACGAGCTGGTGCGCATCCTCGGCGCCGGGGTCAACGTCGTCACGACCTCGGAGTTCATCAACGGCCACAACCTCGGCGCCGACCGCGACCGCATCGCCGCCGCCTGCGCCCACGGCGACGCGACGATCTTCGGCAGCGGTATCAACCCCGGCTTCATCCAGCTGTTCGCCGTCGTGACCGCCGGGCTGTCCGACCGCATCGACAGGATCTCTGTCGTCGAGTCCTTCGACACCACCATCTACAACTCACCCGCCACCGAGATACCGATGGGCTTCGGCTATCCCATCGACCACCCGGACCTGCAGAGCATCACCGAGAAGGGGTCTGGCGTCTTCCGGGAAGCTGTCCAGCTCATCGCCGACGCGCTCGGCACCGAGCTCGACGACATCCACTGTCAGGCAACGTATGCCGAGACGACGCAGGACCTACCCCTGCCCGGCGACTGGACCATCGCCGCCGGATGTGTGGCGGGCATCGACGTCCGATGGACCGGCCGGGCCGGCGGCCGCGACGTCATCGACATCCGCGGGATCTGGACCAAGGGCCAGTCGCTGGCACCGCAGTGGTCGACCTCGTTCGGCTACACGGTCACGGTCGAGGGCAGGCCGACGATCAAGACCACGCTGAGTTTCGAGCCCCCACCGGATTTCGTCGCCGAGACACTCGATGACTTCATCATGCTCGGGCTCACCATCACGGCGATGCCGGCGATCACGGCGATTCCGGCCGTCGTCGCCGCCCCCGCGGGTATCGCCACCTACAACGATCTACCGCTCCTGCAGCCCCGCGGAGTGCTGAAGACCAGCTGA